Within the Acidimicrobiales bacterium genome, the region AACCACACCGCCGAAGGCAACCACCTCGGGCCGGTGTTGGCGTTCAAGGGCTACGACAACGAGGCGTACTACCGCCTCACGCCCGAGGACGCTCGGTACTACCTCGACTACACCGGCTGCGGCAACAGCCTCAACATGCGCAACCCGCACGTGCTGCAGCTGATCATGGACAGCCTGCGCTACTGGGTGAGCGAGATGCACGTCGACGGGTTCCGCTTCGACCTCGCGTCGACGCTCGCCCGCGAACTCCACGACGTCGACCGCCTGTCCGCGTTCTTCGACCTCATCCAGCAGGACCCGATCGTGAGCCGCGTGAAGCTCATCGCCGAGCCGTGGGACGTCGGCGAGGGTGGCTATCAGGTGGGCAACTTCCCGCCGATGTGGTCCGAGTGGAACGGCAAGTACCGCGACTGGATCCGCGACTACTGGCGCGGTGACGAACAGAAGCTCGGCGAGCTTGGGTACCGGCTCACCGGCAGCTCCGACCTGTACGAATGGGGTGGACGGCGCCCGTCGGCGTCGGTGAACTTCGTAACCGCCCACGACGGGTTCACCCTCGCGGACCTCGTCAGTTACAACGAGAAGCACAACGAGGCGAACGGCGAGGACAACAACGACGGCGACAACACGAACCGTTCGTGGAACCATGGCGTCGAGGGGCCGACCGACGACGACGCCATCAACGCGCTGCGGCGCAAGCAGCAACGCAACTTCCTTGCCACGCTGTTCTTGTCAGCGGGCGTGCCGATGTTGCTCGGCGGCGACGAGTTCGGTCGCACCCAGCAGGGCAACAACAACGGCTACGCCCAGGACAACGAGATCTCGTGGTTCGACTGGAACCTGCTGCGCGACAACGCCGATCTCCACGATTTCGTGCGCCGCCTCATCCGATTCCGGCGCGAGCAGCCCGTCCTGCAGCGCCGACGCTGGTACCAGGGCCGCCAAATCCACGGTGTCGCCGTCACCGACATTGCCTGGTTCCGGCCCGACGGGAACCCGATGTCCGAGGACGACTGGTCGCAGGGTTACGCCCGCGCCGTCGCCGTGTTCCTGAACGGCGAGCACATCACCGAGCCTGACGATCGCGGCGATCCGATACGCGGTGACAGCCTGCTGCTGTTGCTCAACGCCCACGACGGCCCGCTCGACTTCGTGCTGCCCGACGACAGCTTCGGCGACGCGTGGCACACCGTGGTCGACACCGCTGACCCCGGCGTGAATTTCCATACCGGCAGCGAGCACAAGGCGGGTACGACGGTCACCGTGACCGATCGTTCCCTCCGGGTGCTGCTGCATGAACGCAACCGCTGACGAACGCCGCGCGGCGTCCACCTACCGCCTTCAGCTGACGCCGTCGTTCGGTTTCGCCGCCGCGGCGTCGGTCGTGCCGTATCTCGCTGCCCTCGGCATCACCGACGTGTACCTGTCGCCGATCTTCGAGGCGCGGCCCGGTAGCACGCACGGCTACGACGTCGTCGATCCGACGCGCGTACGCGCCGAGCTCGGCGGCGACGACGGCTTCGCCCACCTGCGCGACACCGTGGACGCGGCCGGGCTGCGCTTGCTCGTCGACATCGTGCCCAACCACATGGCCGCCGCCGACGCCAACCGCTGGTGGCGCGATCCGGCCTACGCGTACGTGTTCGACCGCGACCGGGAGACGGGAAGGTACCGGCGTTTCTTCGACTACGACGAGCTCGCGGCGGTGCGCCAGGAAGAGCCCCGCGTCTTCCAGCTGACGCACCGGCGCATCGCCGAGCTGGCCGTCGAAGGGATGCGGGTCGACCACGTCGACGGACTGCGCGACCCGCGCGGGTATCTCGAACGGCTGCGGGCGATGGCCCCCGAGCGGTACGTCGTGGTCGAGAAGATCCTTGAAGGCGACGAGGCGTTGCCCCGTACGTGGCCGGTTGCGGGCACCACGGGATACGAATTCGCGTCGCGGGTGCTCGGCTTGTTCGTCGACCCCGCCGCGCTCCCCGCACTCGACGCTCTCTACGTCGACCTGACCGGCGACCGCCGCACGTGGAGCGACGCCGTGCGCGCCGGCAAGGCGCACGCCCTCGATGCCGGCTTACGCCAGGATGTCGCCCGGGTGGCGCGCGCCTTCGGCGACGCCTCGCTGGCCGACGTGATTCGCGCACTGGCGATCGAGTGGCCGGTGTACCGCACCTACACGCGCCGCGGTGACGTGTCGCCCGCCGACGTCGCCGTGATCGAGGCGACGTGTGCTCGCGTGCGGACGCTGATGCCCGACCGCGTCGACGCCATCGACCGCGTGGAACGAGCGCTGCTGCGCGTCGGCGGCGGTGACGAGGGTGCTGACCGCTTCCAGATGCTGACCGGCCCGGCGATGGCGAAGGGCGTCGAGGATCGCGCCTTCTACGACTACACCCGCTTCGTGGCCCTCAACGAAGTGGGTGGCAACCCGGACGCGTTCGGTGTGTCCGTCGCGGAGTGGCACGCGGCGTGCGCGCGTGCGGCCGAATTGCATCCGGCCGGCATGCTCACGACGGCGACGCACGACACCAAGCGCGGCGAGGACGTGCGCGCCCGGCTGGCGGCGATCACGGCGCGGCCCGGCTGGTGGGCGGACCACGCCGCAAAGTGGATGGTCAGCCACGACGGTATCGACGGGCCGACCGCCTATCTCTTGCTCCAGACCGTCGTCGGCGCGTGGCCGATCAACGAGGAGCGGTTGGCGGCCTACATGCGCAAGGCAGTGCGCGAGGCCGGTACGCACACGTCGTGGGGGGAGCCCGACGACGCCTACGAGCGCGCCGTCGACGCCGCGGCGCGCGCCGCGGCGAGCGACGCGGCGCTGCCTGAACTGGTCGAGTCGCTGGCCCCGGCGGGAAACGTAAACGCGCTGGCGCAGACGTTGCTGCGGCTGACGGCGCCCGGCGTGCCTGATACGTACCAGGGCACCGAGTTCTGGGATCTGTCGCTCGTCGATCCCGACAACCGTCGCCCGGTCGACTTCGACCTGCGGGCCAGGACGCTGGCGAGTCGCGGCGGCGACGGCTGGGCCAAGATGGCGGTGATCGCCGCCGCGCTCGAAGCGCGCCGTGCGTTCCCGCAGGCCTTCGCTGGCGCGTATCGCCCGATCGAAAGCGACGAAGGCGTGGTGGCCTTCGCCCGCGGCGACGACGTCGTGGTTGTCGTGCCGGTGCGCCCCGGTGCCGACGTGGCGCGGGTGGCGCTGCCCGCAGGCGGGTGGACGAACCGACTCGAGGGCTCGCCCGTAGCCCTCTTCACCCGTTGACCCGCCCGCGGGTGTGGGCGCCGGACGCGTCGAGCGTCGTCCTCGACCGCAACGGCGCGCCCGTACCCATGACGCGGGCGGGCGAGTGGTGGGAAGCGCCGTGTGAGCTCGGCGACGGCGACCGGTACACCTTCGCGCTCGATGGTGGCGCGCCGATGCCCGACCCGCGCAGCGCGCGCCAGCCCGACGGCGTACACGATGCCTCGGCCGTGGTGACGCTTGTTCCGCCACCGTCCTTCACGCCGCCGCCGCTGGCGGACTCGATCGTCTACGAACTCCACGTCGGGACCTTCACCGAAGGTGGCACCTTCACGTCCGCGATCGATCGGCTCGACGACCTGGTCGACCTCGGCGTCACGACGGTCGAGGTGATGCCGATCGCCGCCTTTCCGGGCACCCGCGGGTGGGGCTACGACGGCGTCGACCTCTACGCGCCGCACGAGCACTACGGCGGCCCGGCGGGTTTCCGCGCCTTCGTCGACGGCTGCCACCGCCGCGGTCTCGCCGTCATCCTCGACGTCGTCTACAACCACCTCGGACCAGACGGGAACTACCTGCCGGCATTCGGCCCGTACTTCACCGACCGTTACGAGACGCCGTGGGGCCCGGCGCTGAACCTCGACGGTCCCGGCAGCGCCGAAGTCCGCGCCTTCATCGTCGACAACGCGCTCCAGTGGCTGCGCGACTACGCCGTCGACGGCCTGCGGCTCGACGCGGTGCACGCACTGTACGACCAGTCGCCGACCCACGTTCTCGAGGAGCTGGCCGACGCGGCGCACGGCCTCGACACGCCCAAGCTCGTGATCGCCGAGCACGAAACCCTCGAACCGCGCTTGGTCGACGACTATGGCCTCGACGGCCAGTGGTTCGACGCGTTCCACCACGCGTTGCACTCGCTGCTCACCGGCGAGCAGGGCGGCTACTACAAGGGCTTCGGCACGCTCGACCGCTTGGTGGCCGCGCTAGCCGTCGGCGACGTCGACCCGAGTCGCCTCGTGGGCTTCGCCCAGAACCACGACCAGATTGGCAATCGTGCCCGCGGCGAGCGGCTGTGCCACCTTGTCGGGCCAGAGAAGCAACGGATCGCCGCCGCCCTCGTAGTGCTCGGCCCGTTCACGCCGCTGCTGTTCATGGGCGAGGAGTGGGCGGCGTCGACGCCGTTCCAGTACTTCACGGATCACCAGAACCCGGCGCTGGGGCAGGCGGTGCGCGACGGCCGCCGGAGCGAGTTCGCCGCGTTCGGTTGGAAGCCCGAGGACGTCCCGGATCCACAAAATCCCGACACCTTCGCCGCGTCCGCGCTGCGATGGGACGAGCGTGAAACGCCGCCGCACGCCCGCATGCTGGCGTTTCACCGTGACCTCATCGCGCTACGCAAAGCGAACCCGGGGCCGGTCACGGTTACGTCGCCGGCCCCGAACCGCCTCGAGATGCATCGAGGCAGCCTCGAAGTCCGTGTCGATCTGGTGAACAACGCATTGGAGATCGGCGGCAGCGGGTACGGCCATCCCTGATGAAGCGCGGGATCGTCGTCGACAACGTGCGTCCACGCACGCCCACCGGTCTGCCGGCGAAGGGAGTCGTCGGCCGCCGCTTGCGCGTGTCGGCCGACATCTTCCGCGACGGCCACCATGTGCTGGCGGCGCGGGTGGCATGGCGGGTGGCGGGCAGCAAGAAGTGGCAGGTCACGCCCATGGCGGCTGGAGTGAACGACGCCTGGGCCGCCAGCCTCGAGCCGACCGAACTCGGGCTGCACGAGTTCTACGTCGAAGCGTGGACCGACGCCTTTGGGACGTGGCGCCACGACACCGCGGCGAAGTTGCACGCCAACGCGGACGTCGATCTCGAACTGGAAGAGGGGGCTCGCCTGCTCGAGAGCCGGACGCGCCGGCTGCACCGGGTCGACCGCGAGCACGTGCGCTACGCCCTCGAAGCGCTGCGGGACCCGCAGCGCCCGGCGCAGGAACGATTCGACGCGGCGCTCACGCCCGAGCTCGTCGGGGCGCTGTCGGAGCTGTCGGGCAGCGACGCCACCAAGTCGCCGGTCCAGCGCGTGTGGATCGACCGCGAGCGCGCCGCGGTGGGCGCGTGGTACGAGCTGTTTCCGCGTTCCTACGGCGGCTTGCGCGGCGCCACGGCGCGCCTCGACGCCGTGGCCGCCATGGGCTTCGACGTGGTGTACTTACCGCCGGTCCACCCGATCGGCAGCAGCTTTCGCAAGGGTCGCGACAACTCGCTGACGCCCGACGACTCCGATCCCGGGAGCCCGTGGGCCATCGGCAACGCGTCGGGCGGCCACACCGCGATCGAGCCCGCGCTGGGCGACATCGCCGACTTCGACGCCTTCGTAGCCCGCGCCGACGAACTGCACCTCGACGTCGCGCTCGACTACGCCCTGCAGTGCTCGCCGGATCATCCGTGGGTCGCGGAACACCCCGAGTGGTTCCACCAGCGGCCCGATGGGTCGATCCAGTATGCCGAGAACCCGCCGAAGAAGTACCAGGACATCTACCCGATCAACTTCTGGCCCGACGAGGAGTCGGACCGGCGGGCGCTGTGGGACGCATGCAAGGAAGTCGTCGACTTCTGGATCGGCCACGGCGTGCGCATCTTCCGCGTCGACAACCCGCACACGAAACCCCTCACGTTCTGGGAGTGGCTGATCGCCCAGGTGCACGCCGACCACCCCGACATCGTCTTCCTGTCCGAGGCGTTCACGCGGCCGAAGATGATGGCCAAGCTCGCCGAAGTCGGCTTCAGCCAGAGCTATACGTACTTCACGTGGCGGACGTCGAAGCACGAGTTGCGCGACTACGTCGAGGAACTCGCGTACGGCCCGACGGTCGATTACATGCGCCCGAACTTCTGGCCGACGACGCCCGACATCCTCAGTGGGCCGCTGCGCAACGGTCATCCCGGTGTGTTCAAGCAACGCCTGGTGCTGGCGGCGACGCTGAGCCCGTCCTACGGCGTCTACAGCGGGTACGAACTGTGTGAGAACGAACCATTCTCCGACGGCAACGAAGAGTTCCTGCATTCGGAGAAGTACGAGATCAAGCACCGAGACTTCGACCGACCGGACTCGCTGGCGCCGTTCCTGACGCGGCTCAACGAGATCCGCCGACACCACCCAGCGCTGACCGAGCTCGACAACGTCACCTTTCACCACAGCGGCAACGACGAGATGCTCGTGTACTCGAAGGCGACGGCTGACGGCAGTGACGTCGTGCTCGTCGTCGTCAACCTCGACCCCCACAACCCGCAGGAGGACACGCTGGGCCTCGACGTGTGGGCCCTCGGCGTCGGCGACCGCGGGCGTTATGAGGCCCACGACGAGATCACCGACACCACCTTTGTCTGGTACGGCGCCAACCCGTACGTGCGCTTGTCGCCGGCCGAGCCGGCGCACATCCTCCACATTCGCGAGGCGCATCCGTGACCGCGACCGATCACGCCACCCAGCTGTCGCTGGTGATGCCGCCCCGCGATCCCACCTGGTACCAACGCGCCGTCTTCTACGAAGTGCTCACTCGCGGCTTCTACGACGGCAACGCCGACGGCACCGGCGATCTGCGCGGCCTCATCGAGAAGCTCGACTACATCGAGTGGCTCGGCGTGGACTGCCTGTGGCTGTTGCCGTTCTACAAGTCGCCGCTGCGCGACGGCGGCTACGACATCAGCGACTTTTTCTCGGTCCTGCCCGAGTACGGCGACATCGACGACGTGAGCGAGTTGATCGAGCAGGCGCATCGGCGCGGCATCCGCATCATCGCCGACCTCGTCATGAACCACACCAGCGATCAGCACCCGTGGTTTCAGGAGTCGCGGCAAGGCCGAGTCAACCCGAAGGCCGACTGGTACGTGTGGAACGACGAGGACACGCGCTGGTCCGAAGCACGGGTGATCTTCGTCGACACCGAGCCGTCGAACTGGTCGTGGGACGCGCGCCGCGGTCAGTACTACTGGCACCGCTTCTTCAGCCATCAGCCGGACCTGAACTACGACAACCTCGATGTGCAGGCGGCGATGTTCGACGTGTTGCGCTTCTGGCTCGACCGCGGCCTCGACGGCTTCCGCCTCGACGCCGTGCCGTACCTGTTCGAGCGCGACGGCACCAACGGCGAGAACCTGCCCGAGACGCACGAGTACCTGAAACAGGTCCGCAAGGAAGTCGACGCGCTGTACCCCGACCGCGTGTTGCTGGCCGAGGCGAACCAGTGGCCCGCCGACGTCGTCGACTACTTCGGCGACGGCGACGAGTGCCACATGGCGTTCCACTTCCCGGTCATGCCCCGCATCTTCATGGCCGTACGGCGCGAGCAGCGCTATCCGATCACGGAGATCCTGGCGCAGACGCCTGACATTCCTGCGGGCTGCCAGTGGGGCATTTTCCTGCGTAACCACGACGAGTTGACCCTGGAGATGGTCACCGACGAAGAGCGCGACTACATGTACGCCGAGTACGCCAAAGACCCGCGCATGAAGGTGAACATCGGCATTCGCCGCCGCCTGGCGCCGCTCGTGGACAACAACGACAACCTCGCCGAGTTGTTGCACGCGCTGCTCTTCAGCCTCCCCGGCAGTCCCGTCCTGTACTACGGCGACGAACTCGGGATGGGCGACAACATCTACCTCGGCGATCGCGACTCGGTGCGCACGCCGATGCAGTGGTCGCCTGACCGCAACGGCGGCTTCAGCCGCGCCGACTTCGCCCAGCTGTACCTGCCCCCGCTTATGGATTCGGTCTACGGGTACCAGGCGTGCAACGTCGAAGCCCAGATGAAGAACCCGTCGTCGTTGCTGCATTGGATGCGCCGCATGATCGCGGTCCGCAAGCAGCATCCGTTGTTCGGCGTCGGCTCGTTCGACATCGTCCACTGCGACAACCCCTCGGTGCTGGCGTTCATCCGTGAGCACGAGAACGACGTCGTGCTGTGTGTGAACAATCTCTCGTCGCGGGCGCAACCCGTCGAGCTGCCGCTCCAGCGCTTCGACGGCTACGCGCCCGTCGAACTGCTTGGCCGCGTGCCATTCCCGCGCATCGGTGAGTTGCCGTACTTCATCACCCTGCCGCCGCACGGGTTCTTTTGGTTCCAACTGTGTCCGGGCGAAGAACAGTGATCTCCGACGAGCGCGTCCGCGAACTGCTTGACGGTCGCCGGTGGTTCGCCGGCAACGCCGCGACCGCCGAGGTGCTCGCGCGCACGGAGTTGGCCGGCGACCCGCCGCTGACCCAAGTGTTCGTGGCGAGCGACGGCCACCGCTATCAACTCGTGGTCGACCCCGACGGCGTCGAGGTCGACGACAACGTGAACGACGCGTACGCGTTGCTCCACGTCGTCGCGCCCGACGAGCGGGTGTCGTCGGTGCGGCACCTCGCGGCCGAGCAGTCCAACACCTCGTTCGTGTTCGACGAACGTGTGCTGCTCAAGTTGTTCCGCAAGGTGGGCGACGGGCCGAACCCCGACGTCGACGTCCCCCAGGCGCTGCGCCGCGTCGGCTTCGCCCACGTGCCCGACGTGCTGGCGCGTTGGCAGCGCGACGGGCGCGACCTCGCCGTGCTGCAACCGTTCCTCGCCGGCGCCACCGACGGCTGGACGCTGGCGCTTACGTCGCTGCGCCAGTTGTTCGCCGAAGGCGCCGAACCTGAGTCCGCCGGCGGCGACTTCGCCCCCGACGCCCGCCGGCTCGGCGCCATCACCGCTGAGATGCACGTCGCCCTCGCCGACGCGTTCGGTACCGAGCGCGCCAACGCCGAACTCCTGGCGAAATCGGTGGCCGGTGGCGAGACGGCGTCGAAGCTCGCCGTGCTCGAAGACGGTGGCGCGCTGATCCGCGTGCATGGCGATTATCACCTCGGTCAGGTGATGCGCACCGACGAGTCCTGGTTCGTGTGCGACTTCGAAGGCGAGCCCGCGCGCCGCGAGATCGAGCGCATCGCCCCGAACTCGCCGCTCAAAGACGTGGCCGGGATGGTGCGCTCGTTTGATTACGCGGCGTCGATCGCGGCGCGCGAGCAAGACGAAGACGTACGCGGCTTGGCGCGCGCGTGGGAACGGCACAACCGCGTCGAGTTCCTGGAGAGCTACTGGGAAGCGATCCACGGCCACGACCTCGTGCCGCGCAACCACGCCGATGCCGTTGCGTTGATGGAGGCGTTCGAATTGGAAAAGGCCCTGTACGAAGTTGCCTACGAGCGGGCGCACCGCCCGGCGTGGGTCGAGATTCCGGAGGCCGCCGTGGCGCGGCTGCGTGTGGCATGACCGTCACCGTCAGCGACGAACTGGCGCGGGTGACACGCGGTGAACACCGCGATCCCCACCGCGTGCTCGGCCCGCACGCCGAGGGCAACCAGGTAATCGTGCGCGTGCTGCGCCCCGACGCCACTGCCGTCGACATCGTGACGGCCGAGGGTGTCACCGCAGCGCGCCCGGTGCAGCCCGACGGCCTCTACGAAGCGGCCCTGCCCGGCCCGCAGGTGCCCGACTACCAACTGCGGATCACGCGGCGCGACGGCGCGTCGTTCACCGTCGAGGACCCGTACCGCTTCTGGCCCACCATCGGCGAGCTCGACTTGCACCTTTTCGGTGAGGGGCGGCATCACGCGCTGTGGCGGGTGCTCGGCGCCCGGCCTATGCAGCATCAGGGCGTGACGGGGACGGCCTTCGCCGTGTGGGCGCCCAACGCCCGCAGCGTGCGCGTGGTGGGCGACTTCAACAGCTGGGACGACCGCGTCCATCCAATGCGCCAACTCGGCTCGTCGGGCGTGTGGGAGCTGTTCGTTCCTCACGCCGGCAGCGGCGATCACTACAAGTACGTCGTCGTCGACGCCTGGGGCCAGCGCCGCCCGAAGGCCGACCCCATGGCGACGGCCACGGAGTTGCCGCCCGGAACCGCCAGCCGCGTGTACGCCAGCGCCCACGAGTGGCACGACGAGGACTGGATGCAGCAGCGCCGCGGGTGGGACCGCCTGCACGCGCCGATCTCGACCTACGAGGTGCATCTCGGATCGTGGCGGCGCTGCCCTGAAGAGGGCGACCGCCCGCTCAGCTACCGCGAGGCGGCGGACGCGCTCGCCGATCACGCGCTGTCGCTCGGGTTCTCCCACGTCGAACTACTGCCTGTCGCCGAGCACCCCTTCGGTGGGTCGTGGGGCTACCAGGTCACGTCGTACTACGCGCCCACGTCGCGCTTCGGCGAGCCCGACGACTTCCGCGCCTTCGTCGACACGCTGCACCAGCGCGGCCTCGGCGTCATCGTCGACTGGGTGCCGGCGCACTTCCCCCGCGACGACTGGGCGCTGGCCAACTTCGACGGCACCGCGCTGTACGAGCACGCCGACCCGCGCCGGGGCGCGCACCCCGACTGGGGCACGTTGGTGTTCAACTTCGGCCGCCACGAAGTGCGCAACTTCCTCGTGGCCAACGCGCTGTATTGGTGCCAGGAGTTCCACGTCGACGGGCTGCGCGTCGACGCCGTCGCGTCGATGCTGTACCTCGACTACTCGCGTAAGGACGGCGAGTGGCTGCCCAACCGCCACGGTGGTCGGGAGAACCTCGAGGCCATCGACTTCCTGCGCGAGGTCAACGAGCTCGTGCACGGCCAGCACCCCGGTGCCATGGTGATCGCCGAAGAGTCGACGGCGTGGCCGTCGGTGTCACGGCCCACGTATTTGGGCGGGCTCGGCTTCACCTTCAAGTGGAATATGGGCTGGATGCACGACACGCTCACGTACTTCTCGAAGGATCCGATCCATCGGCGCTATCACCACAACCAGCTCACCTTCGGGCTGCTGTACGCCTTCAGCGAGAACTTCGTGCTGCCGCTGAGCCACGACGAAGTCGTGCACGGCAAGGGCTCGCTGCTCAACAAGATGCCGGGCGATCGCTGGCAGCAGCTGGCGAACCTGCGGGCGCTGTACGGCTGGATGTGGGCGCACCCCGGCAAGAAGCTGCTGTTCATGGGCGGCGAGATCGCGCAGGAACGCGAGTGGTCCCACGACCGCAGCATCGACTGGCACCTGCTCAACCTGCCGGAGCACGCGGGCGTACAGGCCCTCGTCGGCACGCTCAACGAGGTCTTCCGGCGCGAACCGGCGCTGCACCAGCGCGACGTCGACGAGGCGGGCTTCCGCTGGATCGACGCCAGCGACGTCGACAACAACGTGCTGTCGTTCATGCGAGTGGGCGGAGACGACGCCCGCCCCGTCGTGTGCATCGCCAATCTGTCGCCGGTGGTGCACCACGACTACCGCGTCGGCTTGCCGCAGGGCGGCGAGTGGGTCGAGGTCGTCAACACCGACGACACCCGCTTCGGCGGCAGCGGCGTACTGAACGGCTCCGTCATTGCCGACGATGCACCGTGGCACGGGCTGGCGTACTCGGCGGGCTTCACGCTGCCGCCGCTCGGCGTCTGCTGGTTCGCGCCGACCACCTGACGGCGGTGATCGTCGAGCCGCGCTACCGGGACTGGAAGGGTGAGTGGCGCGACGTCAACCCCGACACGCTCAAGCTCGTGCGCGACCTGGTCGACGAGCATCCGGCGAACGAAGCGGCCTACGAGATTGCCAACGCGTCGCCGCGCTACGCGCGCCGCTGCGTTGTTCCCGGCGAGCGGCGCCTCGGCCTGGCGGTGCAGGTGTACTCGCTGTGGTCGGAGCGCAGCGCCGGTATCGGCGATCTCGCCGACGTGGCGTCGCTGGCGCGAACCAGCGGCGCCGACTTCCTGCTGCTGAGCCCGCTGCACGCGCCGGCGCCGGGTTTTCCGCAGTCGGCGAGCCCGTACTTTCCGAGCTCGCGCCAGTACCGCAATCCGTTGCACCTGCGCGTCGACGGCTTGCGTCTGCCGAACGATCCGGCGACGCCGATCGACCGCGACGCCGTGTGGCGCGCCAAGCTCGCGGCGCTCGAGGCGGAGTTCGTTGCCTTTGCCGGTGACCCCGCCTTCGAGAGCTACTGCGCCCTCGAGGGCGACGACCTCATGCGCTACGCGACGTTCGTCGACCCGCACAACGTCCGGTTTCAGCAGTGGATCCAGTGGCGCATCGACGAGCAGTTGCGCGCCGCCGCGGCCGCCGGCGCCAGTCTCGTGCACGACATCGCGGTGGGCTTCGATCCCGCGGGTGCCGACGCGTGGATGTGGCGCGGGCAACTGGCGAGCGGCTGGCACATCGGCGCGCCGCCCGACGAGTTCAACACCGCGGGCCAAGACTGGGGCCTGCCGCCGTTCGTGCCCGACAAGCTCGCGGCGGTGAACTACCGCCCGATCGAAGCCGCGCTCGAGGCGGCGGCGGCCCACGGTGCGGGACTGCGCATCGACCACGTGATGGGCCTGTTCCGGCTGTTCTGGATTCCCGAGGGCGCCGGGCCGGCCGACGGCGTGTACGTGCGCTACCCGGCGACCGAACTGCTCGACGTCGTCGCCACGGTGAGCCAGCGCCACGGCGTGTTCGTGGTGGGCGAGGATCTCGGCACGGTCGAGCCCGGGGTGCGCGAAGCGCTGGTGGCGCGCGGCATCCTGTCCTACAAGGTGCTGTCGTTCGAAGACGACGCGCCGCGCGCGTGGCCGCGCCTCTCGCTGGCGTCGGCGGGTACCCATGACCTGCCGACGCTCGCGGCGAAGGGCGAGGACGTCGACGCGGTGCACGCGCGGCTGCGCAATGCCAACTCGGTGCTCGTCGTCTTCACCGCCGAAGACGTGCTGGCGATGACCGACCAGCCGAACCGTCCCGGCACCGACGATCCGTGGAACTGGTCGCGGCGGCTACCCGTCCCCGTCGAGGGGCTCGCCGCTCGCTTTGCCGAGCAGTGACTGTTTCCACGAGCGGAACCGGGTGTGGTGCGAGCCGTCCGGGCCGAACCCGTCGGCCGAACCATCGGGGTACAGGCGCAGCGTCACCTGCCGCGTGAGGTCGGTGGCGAAGTAGCGCGCGTCACCGCCGCTCGCCGGACCCGATCGCCACAGCAGCCAGTCGCCGATGCGCCGCTTGTAGTCGGCCACGGGCGTGCCCGGCAGGTCGTCGCCGAGGTGGAGCAGTTCGGGCGGCGCCTCGATCCACGCCGTCGCCTTGATGTTGCGGTCGCGCACCGGCGTGGCGGGCAACTCGGCGGTCGAGATCGGCGTGTTGTCGTCCGGTCGCTCGTCGTACCGCAGTGCCATCGCTCGACCCTAGGGGCTGTCGGCGACGTAGGAGGCGAAGCCGGGGACGAGTCCACCGAAGGCAATTGCCGCGACGACGCAGGCGATACCACCCGACACGATGGCGAAGGGCACGCTCACGAGTCCGCCCACGACGCCGGCTTCGACGTCGCCGAGCACCGGTCCGCCGGCGTAGACCGCGAACTCGACGCCGCTCACGCGGCCGCGCAACTCGTCGGGTGTGACGGCGGCGGCGATGGTCGAGCGGTAGACACCCGAGATCATGTCGGCGCCGCCGGCGACGAGGAGGGCCAGCAGCACGATCGCGGGCGTCCGGACCAACCCGGCGACGGCGATGGCCGCGCCCCAGCCACACACCGACAGCACGACGGCGCGGCCGTAGCGCCGAATGCGCGCCGTCCATCCACTCGTGAGCGACGCCACGAAGGCACCGGCGGCGACCGACGACAGCAACAGGCCATACAGCAGCG harbors:
- a CDS encoding alpha-1,4-glucan--maltose-1-phosphate maltosyltransferase; this translates as MKRGIVVDNVRPRTPTGLPAKGVVGRRLRVSADIFRDGHHVLAARVAWRVAGSKKWQVTPMAAGVNDAWAASLEPTELGLHEFYVEAWTDAFGTWRHDTAAKLHANADVDLELEEGARLLESRTRRLHRVDREHVRYALEALRDPQRPAQERFDAALTPELVGALSELSGSDATKSPVQRVWIDRERAAVGAWYELFPRSYGGLRGATARLDAVAAMGFDVVYLPPVHPIGSSFRKGRDNSLTPDDSDPGSPWAIGNASGGHTAIEPALGDIADFDAFVARADELHLDVALDYALQCSPDHPWVAEHPEWFHQRPDGSIQYAENPPKKYQDIYPINFWPDEESDRRALWDACKEVVDFWIGHGVRIFRVDNPHTKPLTFWEWLIAQVHADHPDIVFLSEAFTRPKMMAKLAEVGFSQSYTYFTWRTSKHELRDYVEELAYGPTVDYMRPNFWPTTPDILSGPLRNGHPGVFKQRLVLAATLSPSYGVYSGYELCENEPFSDGNEEFLHSEKYEIKHRDFDRPDSLAPFLTRLNEIRRHHPALTELDNVTFHHSGNDEMLVYSKATADGSDVVLVVVNLDPHNPQEDTLGLDVWALGVGDRGRYEAHDEITDTTFVWYGANPYVRLSPAEPAHILHIREAHP
- the treS gene encoding maltose alpha-D-glucosyltransferase encodes the protein MTATDHATQLSLVMPPRDPTWYQRAVFYEVLTRGFYDGNADGTGDLRGLIEKLDYIEWLGVDCLWLLPFYKSPLRDGGYDISDFFSVLPEYGDIDDVSELIEQAHRRGIRIIADLVMNHTSDQHPWFQESRQGRVNPKADWYVWNDEDTRWSEARVIFVDTEPSNWSWDARRGQYYWHRFFSHQPDLNYDNLDVQAAMFDVLRFWLDRGLDGFRLDAVPYLFERDGTNGENLPETHEYLKQVRKEVDALYPDRVLLAEANQWPADVVDYFGDGDECHMAFHFPVMPRIFMAVRREQRYPITEILAQTPDIPAGCQWGIFLRNHDELTLEMVTDEERDYMYAEYAKDPRMKVNIGIRRRLAPLVDNNDNLAELLHALLFSLPGSPVLYYGDELGMGDNIYLGDRDSVRTPMQWSPDRNGGFSRADFAQLYLPPLMDSVYGYQACNVEAQMKNPSSLLHWMRRMIAVRKQHPLFGVGSFDIVHCDNPSVLAFIREHENDVVLCVNNLSSRAQPVELPLQRFDGYAPVELLGRVPFPRIGELPYFITLPPHGFFWFQLCPGEEQ
- the glgB gene encoding 1,4-alpha-glucan branching protein GlgB; its protein translation is MTVTVSDELARVTRGEHRDPHRVLGPHAEGNQVIVRVLRPDATAVDIVTAEGVTAARPVQPDGLYEAALPGPQVPDYQLRITRRDGASFTVEDPYRFWPTIGELDLHLFGEGRHHALWRVLGARPMQHQGVTGTAFAVWAPNARSVRVVGDFNSWDDRVHPMRQLGSSGVWELFVPHAGSGDHYKYVVVDAWGQRRPKADPMATATELPPGTASRVYASAHEWHDEDWMQQRRGWDRLHAPISTYEVHLGSWRRCPEEGDRPLSYREAADALADHALSLGFSHVELLPVAEHPFGGSWGYQVTSYYAPTSRFGEPDDFRAFVDTLHQRGLGVIVDWVPAHFPRDDWALANFDGTALYEHADPRRGAHPDWGTLVFNFGRHEVRNFLVANALYWCQEFHVDGLRVDAVASMLYLDYSRKDGEWLPNRHGGRENLEAIDFLREVNELVHGQHPGAMVIAEESTAWPSVSRPTYLGGLGFTFKWNMGWMHDTLTYFSKDPIHRRYHHNQLTFGLLYAFSENFVLPLSHDEVVHGKGSLLNKMPGDRWQQLANLRALYGWMWAHPGKKLLFMGGEIAQEREWSHDRSIDWHLLNLPEHAGVQALVGTLNEVFRREPALHQRDVDEAGFRWIDASDVDNNVLSFMRVGGDDARPVVCIANLSPVVHHDYRVGLPQGGEWVEVVNTDDTRFGGSGVLNGSVIADDAPWHGLAYSAGFTLPPLGVCWFAPTT